In one Rutidosis leptorrhynchoides isolate AG116_Rl617_1_P2 chromosome 8, CSIRO_AGI_Rlap_v1, whole genome shotgun sequence genomic region, the following are encoded:
- the LOC139862929 gene encoding D-lactate dehydrogenase [cytochrome], mitochondrial-like: MAFSNLLFRFRSSSKPIKLIQNSFIYSKQTAQFQSQSRILEKTISTNTKNNQSWMSYLLPIVIVVSGGSLALQLPKNLSQCDAPDLQERDVRIGGKDSTEHVVKGSYKPVPPELITELKAICQDNMTLDYDERDFHGKPQYSFHRTINIPDVVVFPRSEDEVSKIVRSCNKHKVPIVPYGGATSAEGHTLSPHGGVCIDMTLMKNVKALHVKDMDVVVEAGIGWMELNEYLAPYGLFFPLDPGPGATIGGMCGTRCSGSLAVRYGTMRDNVINLKVVLADGEVVKTASRARKSAAGYDLTRLMIGSEGTLGVITEVTLRLQKIPEHSIVAMCNFPTVKDAADVAIATMLSGIQVSRVELLDDVQVKGINLLHKRQFPEVPTLMFELIGTEAYTREQTQIVQKIVSEHRGSDFVFTEDTEAKKELWKIRKEAHFACLALAPGFESIITDVCVPLSHLAELISKSKEKLDASSLVCTVIAHAGDGNFHTVLLFDPENEEQRKEAAGLNDFMVHAALSMDGTCTGEHGVGTGKLKYLEKELGTENLRTMKKIKAALDPNGIMNPGKLIPPHICL, from the exons ATGGCATTCTCCAATTTGCTCTTTCGTTTCCGGTCTTCTTCAAAACCTATCAAACTGATTCAAAATTCCTTCATATATTCCAAACAAACAGCTCAATTTCAATCTCAATCAAGAATCCTTGAAAAAACCATTTCAACCAACACAAAAAACAATCAATCATGGATGTCTTATTTGCTTCCAATTGTTATTGTTGTTTCCGGTGGTTCACTTGCACTTCAATTACCAAAAAACCTATCTCAATGTGATGCCCCTGATCTTCAAGAAAG AGATGTGAGAATTGGGGGTAAAGATAGTACAGAGCATGTTGTGAAGGGGAGTTATAAACCAGTTCCACCTGAGCTCATCACTGAACTCAAGGCCATATGTCAA GATAATATGACGTTGGATTATGACGAAAGAGACTTTCACGGTAAACCACAATACAGTTTCCACAGAACAATTAATATCCCTGATGTTGTCGTGTTTCCGAG GTCTGAAGACGAGGTGTCTAAAATTGTTAGATCTTGTAACAAACATAAG GTGCCTATTGTACCTTATGGTGGAGCTACATCAGCTGAGGGTCACACTTTATCTCCTCATGGAGGTGTTTGCATTGACATGACCTTGATGAAA AATGTTAAAGCATTACATGTTAAGGACATGGATGTTGTTGTTGAGGCTGGGATTGGATGGATGGAACTTAATGAATACTTAGCACCATATGGTCTTTTCTTTCCTCTTGACCCCG GACCCGGAGCAACCATTGGAGGGATGTGCGGGACGCGATGTTCCGGTTCTTTAGCTGTTAG GTACGGAACCATGCGTGACAACGTCATTAATCTCAAG GTTGTTTTAGCAGATGGAGAGGTTGTTAAGACAGCATCACGTGCTCGAAAAAGTGCTGCTGGGTACGATCTTACTCGGCTGATGATTGGTAGCGAAGGCACGTTGGGCGTAATAACAGAAGTAACACTACGTCTGCAAAAAATTCCAGAACATTCCATT GTTGCGATGTGCAATTTTCCTACCGTTAAAGATGCAGCTGATGTTGCAATAGCAACTATGTTGTCTGGCATACAA GTGTCAAGAGTGGAACTATTAGATGATGTTCAAGTAAAGGGTATCAATCTTCTCCATAAAAGACAGTTTCCTGAAGTTCCAACGTTGATGTTCGAATTGATTGGCACAG AAGCGTATACACGCGAACAGACACAAATAGTTCAAAAGATTGTATCTGAGCATCGTGGTTCGGATTTTGTTTTTACGGAAGACACCGAAGCTAAAAAGGAACTTTGGAAG ATTAGGAAAGAAGCTCATTTTGCCTGTTTGGCATTAGCACCTGGTTTCGAATCAATTATAACG GATGTATGTGTTCCGTTATCACATCTTGCCGAACTAATCTCTAAATCTAAAGAAAAGTTAGATGCTTCATCACTGGTGTG CACGGTAATCGCGCATGCTGGCGATGGTAACTTTCACACGGTGCTTTTGTTTGATCCGGAAAACGAGGAACAACGAAAGGAAGCTGCAGGATTAAATGATTTCATGGTTCATGCTGCTTTATCTATGGATGGTACATGTACCGGAGAACATGGTGTAGGTACAGGGAAGCTAAAG TATCTTGAAAAAGAATTGGGAACAGAGAATTTGAGAACAATGAAGAAGATAAAGGCTGCTTTGGACCCTAACGGCATTATGAATCCAGGAAAGCTTATTCCTCCTCATATATGCTTGTAA